A DNA window from Myxocyprinus asiaticus isolate MX2 ecotype Aquarium Trade chromosome 15, UBuf_Myxa_2, whole genome shotgun sequence contains the following coding sequences:
- the LOC127453129 gene encoding nuclear receptor subfamily 1 group D member 2-like translates to MDAAKQGGVIAYVCSTSSTPSPESCMSDSSNSRSPSSSPPLSTNQSLTVGLLSKQAHPRGHASDKTGMTLAAKSSITKLSGMVLLCKVCGDVASGFHYGVHACEGCKGFFRRSIQQNIQYKKCLKTESCVIVRINRNRCQQCRFKKCLAVGMSRDAVRFGRIPKREKQRMLLEMQSTMNCMMNNSQLQCMLHGTQTTPCAIDTSQSDSSSSLPSPPNSPQSSFDLSRDTESVTPMDTSMSSASSCSSDSGEEDPVSNERAPSEELFRYTCSISPARSDTLSCSSKDEEQQQECWNRLNRSSFVDNQQHSDCHNSLQATTAPNREHVTGYHTTLQCSRSPSGGQQEYLSYHAHNGNNINELQRGGNRRHLVCPMNFSPFVDPCKPGHDIWEEFSRSFIPAVREVVEFAKRIPCFQDLSQNDQVNLLKAGTFEVLMVRFVSLFDVKERTVTFLSGRKYNVDLLRSLGAGELLNCMFEFSEKLTALELNDEEMSLFTAVVLVSADRTAIENVKAVEILQETLIRALRNLIMKNHPNEAAIFTKLLLKLPELRSLNNMHSEELLAFKIQP, encoded by the exons ATGGACGCAGCAAAACAAG GAGGCGTCATAGCATACGTTTGCTCCACAAGCTCCACCCCCAGCCCTGAGTCATGCATGAGTGACAGCTCTAACAGCCGCTCCCCTTCATCCTCACCACCTCTGTCCACCAATCAGAGCCTCACAGTTGGACTACTCTCAAAGCAGGCTCACCCACGCGGCCACGCCTCTGACAAGACAGGGATGACACTTGCCGCCAAGAGCAGCATCACAA AGCTCAGTGGAATGGTGCTACTGTGTAAGGTGTGTGGAGACGTGGCTTCGGGCTTCCACTACGGCGTTCATGCCTGTGAAGGCTGCAAG GGTTTCTTCAGAAGAAGCATCCAACAGAACATTCAGTACAAGAAATGCCTAAAGACGGAGAGTTGCGTTATTGTGCGAATAAACCGCAATCGCTGCCAGCAGTGCCGATTCAAGAAGTGTTTAGCTGTCGGCATGTCACGAGACG CTGTTCGATTCGGACGCATCCCCAAAAGGGAAAAACAGCGGATGCTTCTGGAGATGCAGTCGACCATGAATTGCATGATGAACAACAGTCAACTGCAATGCATGCTTCATGGCACACAGACAACACCGTGTGCTATCGACACCAGCCAAAGCGACTCCAGCTCTTCCTTGCCATCGCCGCCAAATTCACCACAGTCCTCATTTGATCTCTCCCGGGACACTGAGTCAGTCACTCCCATGGATACATCCATGAGTTCGGCATCGTCCTGCTCCTCGGACAGCGGGGAAGAGGATCCGGTGAGCAATGAACGTGCTCCAAGTGAGGAACTTTTCAGGTACACCTGCTCCATCTCGCCGGCCAGGTCGGACACGCTGAGCTGCAGTAGCAAGGATGAGGAGCAACAGCAAGAATGCTGGAACCGTTTGAACAGGAGTAGTTTCGTCGACAACCAGCAACACTCTGACTGCCACAACAGCCTGCAAGCCACCACTGCACCTAACAGGGAACATGTGACTGGATACCATACGACCCTACAATGCAGTCGAAGCCCTAGTGGAGGCCAGCAAGAATACTTGTCTTACCACGCACACAATGGGAACAACATCAATGAACTTCAAAGAGGAGGAAACAGACGGCATCTG GTATGTCCCATGAATTTTTCCCCCTTCGTGGACCCCTGCAAGCCCGGTCATGATATCTGGGAGGAGTTTTCTAGGAGTTTCATCCCTGCTGTGAGAGAAGTCGTGGAATTTGCAAAGCGGATCCCCTGCTTTCAGGATCTCTCCCAAAATGACCAGGTCAACCTCCTCAAAGCTGGAACCTTTGAG GTGTTGATGGTGCGGTTTGTGTCTTTATTTGATGTGAAAGAGCGGACTGTGACCTTCCTCAGTGGCAGGAAGTATAACGTGGACTTGTTGCGCTCTCTGGGTGCTGGAGAGCTGCTCAACTGTATGTTTGAGTTCAGTGAAAAGCTGACCGCCCTGGAGCTCAACGACGAGGAGATGAGTCTCTTTACCGCTGTGGTGCTGGTGTCTGCAG ACCGGACAGCCATTGAGAACGTAAAAGCTGTGGAGATCTTGCAGGAGACTCTAATCCGAGCTTTGAGGAACCTGATCATGAAGAACCACCCGAACGAAGCGGCCATCTTCACCAAGCTGCTTTTAAAACTCCCTGAACTGCGCTCGCTAAATAACATGCACTCCGAGGAGCTGCTAGCCTTCAAAATCCAACCTTAA